One genomic window of Aquisalimonas sp. 2447 includes the following:
- a CDS encoding metallophosphoesterase, with translation MIGRPLTRLSVNERGRDIVVSDIHGMVSLFFEELERVGFDSESDRVICAGDLVDRGPESLRALSLLEEPWFYSVMGNHDLAAVIHLLGDHPDVRQDDALRFRLPTEGWLESLNAEEASTVAARIAELPFLMEVDTTGGPVGVVHAEVPWNYATWEAFRDSVVRAFFEKAGMRELAPVVQGRRFMEAERAGRYLWKDDPTLTLPDILHVIHGHSIRLDNAFQPWRMGNRVHIDSGAFLAQPEWAEERARARAGEPGLTLVTIDAPMTPL, from the coding sequence ATGATTGGGCGCCCGCTGACGCGGTTGTCGGTTAACGAGCGGGGCCGGGATATCGTGGTGAGTGATATACACGGCATGGTCTCGCTGTTCTTCGAGGAGCTCGAGCGCGTTGGTTTCGATTCGGAGTCGGACCGCGTGATCTGTGCTGGCGATCTGGTGGATCGGGGGCCTGAATCGCTGCGGGCGCTGAGTCTGCTTGAGGAACCATGGTTCTATTCGGTGATGGGAAACCACGACCTGGCCGCGGTGATTCACTTGCTCGGCGACCACCCTGATGTGCGCCAGGACGACGCGCTTCGGTTCCGGCTTCCTACGGAAGGGTGGCTGGAGAGCCTGAACGCGGAAGAGGCAAGTACAGTTGCTGCACGGATTGCAGAACTTCCTTTCTTGATGGAAGTGGACACGACGGGCGGGCCTGTCGGCGTCGTCCATGCCGAGGTGCCCTGGAACTACGCAACCTGGGAGGCATTCCGTGACTCGGTCGTGCGTGCATTCTTTGAGAAGGCCGGCATGCGCGAGCTGGCGCCAGTGGTCCAGGGAAGGCGCTTTATGGAAGCGGAGAGGGCGGGGCGCTATCTGTGGAAGGATGACCCGACGCTGACGCTGCCGGACATACTGCACGTGATTCACGGGCACTCAATCCGTCTCGACAACGCGTTTCAGCCGTGGCGTATGGGTAATCGGGTGCATATCGATTCCGGTGCATTCCTCGCCCAGCCGGAATGGGCCGAAGAGCGAGCGCGGGCTCGGGCGGGCGAACCGGGGCTGACTCTGGTCACCATCGATGCTCCCATGACACCGCTTTAG
- a CDS encoding MbcA/ParS/Xre antitoxin family protein: MQGEGGDCRQPDAADVLRRAYAIAQDKESVRRWYFSEPLSAFGGKTARELVECGGRAQDVLDYLDSLEAGPLA, translated from the coding sequence ATGCAGGGGGAGGGTGGAGACTGTCGGCAACCAGACGCCGCGGACGTCCTACGGCGTGCCTACGCGATCGCTCAGGATAAGGAATCCGTGAGGCGTTGGTATTTCAGCGAGCCTCTTTCGGCGTTCGGGGGAAAGACAGCCAGAGAACTCGTGGAGTGCGGTGGCCGCGCGCAGGACGTCCTGGATTATCTGGATAGTCTCGAGGCAGGTCCGCTCGCCTGA